The Micromonospora sp. NBC_01740 genome includes a window with the following:
- a CDS encoding MHYT domain-containing protein encodes MAEINHFEYGWITPALSYVLSVLGSALGLICAGRIRTAGSAGQRAWWGTLAAWAIGGTAIWTMHFMAMLGFAVEGTRIRYDVPITVASAMIAVIAVGIGLAIVGTGRFSAVRLLAGGLFTGAGVAAMHYTGMAAMRLNGRIDYDTTRVVLSVVIAVVAATVALWLAMTVRRGLAIVGSALLMGVAVNGMHFTGMSAMSVHRHAGQGEVSGAGVSTLLVPIILAVVFGVVGLVYALLAAPTAEDRAATAYFDDLRGQEPAEASPPPAPDPVGLRARSTLGQPGTPFPSRRGNPPR; translated from the coding sequence GTGGCGGAGATCAATCACTTCGAGTACGGGTGGATCACCCCCGCGCTCAGCTACGTGCTGTCGGTGCTGGGCTCGGCCCTGGGGCTGATCTGCGCGGGCCGGATCCGCACGGCGGGCAGCGCGGGCCAGCGTGCCTGGTGGGGAACCCTGGCGGCCTGGGCCATCGGTGGCACCGCCATCTGGACCATGCACTTCATGGCGATGCTCGGCTTCGCCGTCGAGGGCACCCGGATCCGGTACGACGTGCCCATCACCGTGGCCAGCGCGATGATCGCGGTGATCGCGGTCGGCATCGGCCTGGCCATCGTGGGCACCGGGCGGTTCTCCGCCGTGCGGCTGCTCGCCGGGGGCCTGTTCACGGGCGCGGGGGTCGCCGCGATGCACTACACCGGCATGGCGGCCATGCGGCTCAACGGCCGGATCGACTACGACACCACCCGGGTCGTGCTGTCGGTCGTGATCGCGGTGGTCGCGGCCACGGTGGCGCTCTGGCTCGCGATGACCGTCCGCCGGGGGCTGGCGATCGTCGGCTCGGCGCTGCTGATGGGTGTCGCCGTCAACGGCATGCACTTCACCGGGATGAGCGCCATGTCGGTGCATCGGCACGCCGGGCAGGGCGAGGTGTCCGGCGCCGGCGTCAGCACCCTGCTCGTGCCGATCATCCTCGCGGTGGTGTTCGGCGTGGTCGGGCTGGTCTACGCGCTGCTGGCCGCCCCTACCGCCGAGGACCGGGCCGCCACCGCGTACTTCGACGACCTGCGGGGCCAGGAGCCGGCCGAGGCGTCGCCGCCGCCGGCGCCGGACCCGGTGGGGCTGCGGGCCCGGTCCACACTCGGCCAGCCGGGCACCCCGTTTCCGTCCCGCCGGGGCAACCCGCCGCGCTGA
- a CDS encoding diacylglycerol kinase produces the protein MLAVTADDHPSVAGAGPVAVLANPTAGRGRHRGLLPQVLHRLAAAGRPVRPLRARTADEAEAACRAAVRDGASALVAVGGDGTVHRAVQAVAGTGVPFGPVPAGTGNDFAADTGFPADPLAAVDVIAAALRDGRTRLVDLARMTGADGADRWYGAVLAAGFDAIVNERANRMRWPSGPRRYDLAILVELARLRPRRYTLRLDGVPHEVDAVLVAVGNCASYGGGMRICPDADPTDGLLDVVVGGRFHRRTLMRVKPRIYRGTHVTHPLVRSYRARTVELSAEGITTYADGERALALPLTVTATPAALHLLR, from the coding sequence GTGCTCGCCGTGACCGCAGACGATCACCCCTCCGTCGCCGGCGCCGGGCCCGTCGCCGTGCTGGCCAACCCGACCGCTGGCCGGGGTCGGCACCGAGGGCTGCTGCCGCAGGTCCTGCACCGGCTCGCGGCTGCCGGCCGGCCGGTACGCCCGCTGCGCGCGCGTACCGCCGACGAGGCCGAGGCGGCCTGCCGGGCGGCGGTGCGCGACGGGGCGTCGGCCCTGGTCGCGGTCGGCGGCGACGGGACCGTGCACCGCGCGGTGCAGGCGGTCGCCGGGACGGGGGTCCCGTTCGGCCCGGTGCCCGCCGGGACCGGTAACGACTTCGCCGCCGACACCGGCTTCCCGGCCGACCCGCTCGCCGCCGTCGACGTGATCGCGGCGGCGCTGCGCGACGGCCGCACCCGCCTGGTGGACCTGGCCCGGATGACGGGGGCCGACGGTGCGGACCGGTGGTACGGGGCCGTGCTCGCGGCCGGCTTCGACGCGATCGTCAACGAGCGCGCCAACCGGATGCGCTGGCCGAGCGGCCCGCGCCGCTACGACCTGGCGATTCTGGTGGAACTGGCCCGGCTGCGCCCGCGCCGCTACACCCTGCGCCTCGACGGGGTGCCGCACGAGGTGGACGCCGTGCTGGTGGCGGTGGGCAACTGCGCCAGCTACGGCGGCGGCATGCGGATCTGCCCGGACGCGGACCCGACCGACGGCCTGCTCGACGTGGTGGTGGGCGGCCGGTTCCACCGGCGCACCCTGATGCGGGTCAAGCCGCGCATCTACCGGGGCACCCACGTGACCCACCCGCTGGTGCGCAGCTACCGCGCCCGTACGGTCGAGCTGAGCGCCGAGGGCATCACCACGTACGCCGACGGCGAGCGTGCCCTGGCCCTCCCCCTGACCGTCACGGCCACCCCCGCCGCCCTCCACCTCCTCCGCTGA
- a CDS encoding SapB/AmfS family lanthipeptide codes for MALLDLQGLEMAPADRTGGGSRASLLLCGDSSLSVTTCN; via the coding sequence ATGGCGCTTCTGGACCTCCAGGGCCTCGAGATGGCCCCCGCCGACCGCACGGGCGGTGGCAGCCGGGCGAGCCTGCTGCTCTGCGGCGACAGCTCGCTGTCCGTCACGACCTGCAACTGA
- a CDS encoding esterase/lipase family protein, translating to MRPTRRLLALLGLAAAMPLVAAVILVWIPFRNAQGLIPQSSAVWPYDSYHDMRWLLVYHNSWLMFGLLLLGAIVLRGLYSAALVGLAWPAGVRRPPFRALARRNLEVAAFTAVLVLPFAAYAVAASVVSLSWFLFASLGPMIILAPFLQRMAVGRGLWRGLPSAELVGWSLLDFVVISVAGGAVWQVPALMTPLVAAGAGAANGLLWNRTVRAAVLQPRVRWRRVPVVPIAVVLALATPLVSQVITSPRHERSTFVPPVFDRPLPARVRYAVILLAGHESAYDGRPLGDPAAEWFSYAGLDAGGRPLPYRRYDTHRSLDSSAELLAAQVDALHRRTGRPIALVGRSEGAMVARRYLGDRPDPRVQALAMFSPLVRAGRAYYPPPDVSTGWGLAAGWLLRGMFAVTQVGRTAATTPDEPFIRSLMDEDGPFFRLHMMCPVPGVRAIAFLPTVTASEAPPDPYIRIPTVEAPSFHGGLIGRPVIEDQLIDFLAGEDVNVRRREYGLLERLGAAWHAPNLALRINPVWEPTVPSGTPAFSTALYCRPLRQPD from the coding sequence GTGCGACCCACCCGCCGGCTACTGGCGCTGCTCGGGCTCGCTGCGGCGATGCCCCTGGTCGCGGCCGTCATCCTTGTCTGGATACCGTTCCGCAATGCGCAGGGTCTGATACCACAGAGCTCTGCGGTATGGCCGTACGACTCGTACCACGACATGCGCTGGCTGCTGGTCTACCACAACTCCTGGTTGATGTTCGGGCTCCTCTTGCTGGGCGCGATCGTGCTGCGAGGGCTCTACTCCGCGGCCCTGGTCGGCCTGGCCTGGCCGGCAGGCGTACGGCGGCCGCCGTTCCGGGCGTTGGCGCGGCGCAACCTCGAAGTCGCGGCGTTCACGGCGGTCCTCGTCCTACCGTTCGCTGCGTATGCGGTCGCCGCGTCGGTGGTGTCGCTGTCCTGGTTCCTGTTCGCCTCGCTGGGCCCCATGATCATCCTCGCCCCCTTCCTGCAGCGGATGGCCGTGGGCCGGGGCCTGTGGCGGGGACTGCCTTCGGCCGAGCTCGTCGGCTGGTCGCTGCTCGACTTCGTGGTGATCTCGGTGGCCGGTGGCGCGGTGTGGCAGGTTCCCGCGTTGATGACGCCGCTCGTCGCCGCGGGCGCGGGCGCGGCCAACGGCCTGCTGTGGAACCGGACGGTGCGGGCGGCCGTGCTGCAGCCGCGGGTACGGTGGCGGCGGGTGCCGGTGGTGCCGATCGCTGTGGTGCTCGCGCTGGCCACTCCGCTGGTGTCGCAGGTGATCACCTCGCCCCGCCACGAACGGAGCACCTTCGTCCCGCCCGTCTTCGACCGGCCGCTGCCCGCGAGGGTGCGCTACGCGGTGATCCTGCTGGCCGGGCACGAATCCGCGTACGACGGCCGCCCGTTGGGGGACCCGGCGGCCGAGTGGTTCTCATACGCTGGCCTGGACGCGGGTGGCCGCCCGCTGCCGTACCGGCGGTATGACACCCACCGGTCGCTGGACTCCAGCGCGGAACTGCTCGCCGCGCAGGTGGACGCGCTGCATCGGCGGACCGGCAGGCCCATCGCCCTGGTCGGCCGAAGTGAGGGGGCGATGGTGGCCCGGCGCTACCTCGGCGATCGGCCGGACCCGCGGGTGCAGGCACTGGCGATGTTCAGCCCGCTGGTCCGCGCCGGACGCGCGTACTACCCACCCCCGGACGTCAGCACCGGCTGGGGTCTGGCCGCCGGCTGGCTGCTGCGGGGGATGTTCGCTGTCACGCAGGTCGGCAGGACAGCCGCCACCACGCCGGACGAGCCGTTCATCCGTTCACTGATGGACGAAGACGGGCCCTTTTTCCGCCTGCACATGATGTGTCCCGTCCCGGGGGTCCGGGCGATCGCCTTCCTGCCGACGGTCACCGCGTCCGAGGCGCCACCGGACCCGTACATCCGCATCCCGACGGTCGAGGCACCGTCCTTCCACGGGGGGCTCATCGGTCGCCCGGTCATCGAGGACCAGTTGATCGACTTTCTCGCCGGCGAGGATGTCAACGTCCGGCGCCGGGAGTACGGCCTCCTGGAGCGGCTGGGTGCGGCCTGGCACGCACCCAACCTGGCGCTGCGCATCAACCCGGTCTGGGAACCCACCGTGCCGTCCGGCACGCCGGCCTTCTCGACGGCACTCTACTGCCGTCCGCTGCGGCAACCAGACTGA
- a CDS encoding SapB/AmfS family lanthipeptide yields the protein MALLDLQGMEMAPADRTGGGSRASLLLCGDSSLSVTTCN from the coding sequence ATGGCGCTTCTCGACCTTCAGGGCATGGAGATGGCCCCCGCCGACCGCACCGGCGGTGGCAGCCGCGCGAGCCTGCTGCTCTGCGGCGACAGCTCGCTGTCCGTCACGACCTGCAACTGA
- the lanKC gene encoding class III lanthionine synthetase LanKC, protein MDERYDSYCAADRLFYDSLGSAVEQPTFAAAKRPVPGGWRSEPLDDWLIYAPEGGTLPQQGWKIHVSATLDNAERVLDAVWDYCVPRGLSFKFLRGPRTLLLRNSKYASRAASGKFVTVYPRDDAELELVCKELDELLAGEPGPYILSDLRHGAGPVHVRYGGFAARYCHSPDGQVVPAIEDDTGTLVPDRRDPVFHVPSWVTLPDFLGPHLAARNATSTDEVPYRIEKVIHFSNGGGLYVGRDVRTDTQLVLKEARPHAGLDADGADAVARLAREADALRRLADLPQVPRVHDEFALGEHRFLALEFIEGRPLNKVLVDRYPLIDADATDADRAAYTRWALDVHRQVEEVVTAIHDRGLVYGDLHLFNVMVRPDDRIALVDFEVAAPIDGHRRPGLRNQGFAAPRDRTGPAVDRYALACLRLALFLPLTQLVRLGPDKAAHLADVIAAHFPVPRDLLDDAVREITGPAPADAGGAPDLTVDVGPAHRDRLARAILASATPDRDDRLFPGDIEQFRSGGLNLAHGAAGVLYALHVSGAGRWPEHEKWLVRHATAPPSGTRCGFYDGLHGVAYALDALGRRQDALDVLDICLRQPLDGLDHSLSGGLAGIALNLAELAGRTGETALRDAAWRVAERVVDQLADDPGPDISGGRNPYAGLLRGRTGPALLLVRLHELTGDEALLDHAATALRQDLRRCVVRPDGALEVNEGWRTMPYLGQGSVGIGLVLDEYLRHRADERFAEASAGVRRAARSPFYAQSGLFAGRAGIIAYLAAYPDDPGLCRERDAQVARLAWHALPYRDGTAFPGEQLLRLSMDLGTGTAGVLLALAAARPDDPVRLPFLAPLAGAPDSLASARATDPSDQHGRR, encoded by the coding sequence GTGGACGAACGCTACGACAGCTACTGCGCCGCCGACCGGCTCTTCTACGACTCCCTCGGCAGCGCGGTCGAGCAGCCCACCTTCGCGGCGGCGAAGCGGCCCGTCCCCGGCGGCTGGCGCTCCGAGCCGCTCGACGACTGGCTGATCTACGCCCCCGAGGGCGGCACGCTGCCCCAGCAGGGCTGGAAGATCCACGTGTCGGCGACGCTCGACAACGCCGAGCGGGTGCTGGACGCCGTCTGGGACTACTGCGTCCCCCGCGGACTGTCCTTCAAGTTCCTGCGGGGCCCGCGCACCCTGCTGCTGCGCAACTCCAAGTACGCCTCCCGGGCGGCCAGCGGCAAGTTCGTCACCGTGTACCCCCGCGACGACGCGGAGCTGGAGCTGGTCTGCAAGGAGCTCGACGAGCTGCTAGCCGGCGAGCCCGGCCCGTACATCCTCAGCGACCTGCGCCACGGCGCCGGCCCGGTGCACGTACGCTACGGCGGCTTCGCCGCGCGCTACTGCCACTCCCCCGACGGCCAGGTGGTCCCGGCGATCGAGGACGACACGGGCACGCTGGTGCCCGACCGCCGCGACCCGGTGTTCCACGTGCCGTCCTGGGTGACGCTGCCCGACTTCCTCGGCCCGCACCTGGCCGCTCGCAACGCCACCAGCACCGACGAGGTGCCGTACCGGATCGAGAAGGTCATCCACTTCTCCAACGGCGGCGGCCTCTACGTCGGCCGGGACGTGCGGACCGACACCCAGCTGGTGCTGAAGGAGGCCCGGCCGCACGCCGGTCTCGACGCCGACGGCGCCGACGCGGTCGCCCGCCTGGCCCGGGAGGCCGACGCGCTGCGCCGGCTGGCCGACCTGCCGCAGGTGCCCCGGGTGCACGACGAGTTCGCCCTCGGCGAGCACCGGTTCCTCGCGCTGGAGTTCATCGAGGGCCGCCCGCTCAACAAGGTCCTGGTCGACCGGTACCCGCTGATCGACGCCGACGCCACGGACGCCGACCGCGCCGCCTACACCCGCTGGGCGCTGGACGTGCACCGGCAGGTCGAGGAGGTCGTCACGGCGATCCACGACCGCGGCCTGGTCTACGGCGACCTGCACCTGTTCAACGTCATGGTCCGCCCGGACGACCGGATCGCGCTCGTCGACTTCGAGGTCGCCGCGCCGATCGACGGCCACCGCCGGCCGGGACTACGCAACCAGGGCTTCGCCGCGCCCCGGGACCGCACGGGTCCCGCCGTCGACCGGTACGCCCTGGCCTGCCTGCGGCTGGCGCTGTTCCTGCCGCTGACCCAGCTCGTCCGGCTCGGGCCGGACAAGGCCGCGCACCTCGCCGACGTGATCGCCGCGCACTTCCCGGTGCCGAGGGATCTCCTCGACGACGCCGTACGGGAGATCACCGGCCCCGCCCCGGCGGACGCCGGAGGGGCACCCGACCTCACCGTCGACGTCGGGCCGGCCCACCGGGACCGGCTCGCCCGGGCGATCCTCGCCAGCGCGACACCCGACCGGGACGACCGGCTCTTCCCCGGCGACATCGAGCAGTTCCGCAGCGGCGGGCTCAACCTCGCCCACGGTGCCGCCGGCGTCCTGTACGCCCTGCACGTCAGCGGCGCCGGACGGTGGCCGGAACACGAAAAGTGGCTGGTGCGCCACGCCACGGCACCCCCCTCCGGCACCCGGTGCGGCTTCTACGACGGCCTGCACGGCGTCGCGTACGCCCTCGATGCGCTCGGCCGCCGGCAGGACGCCCTCGACGTGCTCGACATCTGCCTGCGCCAGCCGCTGGACGGCCTGGACCACAGCCTCTCGGGCGGCCTCGCCGGCATCGCGCTCAACCTGGCCGAGCTGGCCGGACGCACCGGCGAGACGGCCCTGCGCGACGCGGCCTGGCGGGTTGCCGAGCGGGTGGTCGACCAGCTCGCCGACGACCCGGGGCCGGACATCAGCGGCGGGCGCAACCCGTACGCCGGGCTGCTGCGCGGCCGCACCGGGCCGGCGCTGCTGCTGGTGCGGCTGCACGAGCTGACCGGCGACGAGGCCCTGCTGGACCACGCCGCCACTGCCCTGCGCCAGGACCTGCGCCGCTGCGTGGTACGCCCCGACGGCGCGCTGGAGGTCAACGAGGGCTGGCGCACCATGCCCTACCTCGGGCAGGGCAGCGTCGGCATCGGGCTGGTGCTCGACGAGTACCTGCGGCACCGCGCCGACGAGCGGTTCGCCGAGGCCAGCGCCGGCGTACGCCGCGCCGCCCGGTCACCGTTCTACGCGCAGTCCGGCCTCTTCGCCGGACGAGCCGGCATCATCGCCTACCTGGCGGCGTACCCCGACGATCCGGGGCTCTGCCGCGAACGCGACGCCCAGGTGGCCCGGCTGGCCTGGCACGCCCTGCCCTACCGCGACGGCACCGCCTTCCCGGGCGAGCAGCTGCTGCGGCTGTCCATGGACCTCGGCACCGGCACCGCCGGCGTGCTGCTGGCGCTGGCCGCCGCGCGGCCCGACGACCCGGTGCGCCTGCCGTTCCTCGCGCCCCTGGCGGGCGCTCCCGACTCCCTCGCTTCGGCGAGGGCGACCGACCCATCCGATCAACACGGAAGGAGGTGA
- a CDS encoding TetR/AcrR family transcriptional regulator — MITETSPRDRIVRAAAALLAEGGREAVSTRAVSRAAGVQAPTIYRQFGDMRGLLDAAASYGFAAYLHAQAAGDLADDPVDDLRRGWDLHVGFGVANPAFHALMYGDPRPGETPTAARVAADILRQLVHRVAEAGRLRTSVDQATEMLHATACGVTLTLIRTQPPGRDPALSTRTREAVLAVLVTDSPAARATSRADRPVRHAVALRAALDTLTTDFTPAERTLLAEWLDRITRTTP; from the coding sequence ATGATCACCGAGACGTCGCCCCGGGACCGGATCGTCCGGGCCGCCGCCGCACTGCTCGCCGAGGGCGGCCGGGAGGCCGTCTCCACCCGCGCGGTCAGCCGGGCGGCGGGGGTGCAGGCGCCCACCATCTACCGGCAGTTCGGCGACATGCGCGGCCTGCTGGATGCGGCGGCCAGCTACGGGTTCGCCGCGTACCTGCACGCCCAGGCGGCCGGGGACCTCGCCGACGACCCGGTCGACGACCTGCGCCGGGGCTGGGACCTGCACGTCGGCTTCGGCGTGGCCAACCCGGCCTTCCACGCCCTCATGTACGGCGACCCCCGCCCCGGCGAGACCCCGACCGCGGCCCGGGTCGCGGCCGACATCCTGCGCCAGCTCGTGCACCGGGTGGCCGAGGCGGGTCGACTGCGCACGAGCGTCGACCAGGCGACCGAGATGCTGCACGCCACCGCGTGCGGGGTCACCCTCACCCTGATCCGGACGCAGCCGCCAGGGCGCGACCCGGCCCTGTCGACCCGGACCCGGGAGGCGGTACTCGCCGTCCTGGTCACCGACTCCCCCGCCGCCCGGGCGACCTCCCGGGCCGACCGTCCGGTCCGGCACGCGGTGGCGCTGCGCGCCGCCCTCGACACCCTCACCACGGATTTCACCCCCGCCGAACGAACCCTGCTGGCCGAATGGCTAGACCGCATCACCCGCACAACCCCCTGA
- a CDS encoding HAD family hydrolase has translation MPDHAEPPHASRGADDAVRPGPSRRPVEAVLLDFHGTLAQVEEPRDWVLAAAAACGVTLERMRATALADRLLTAGRAGGPLPTRVPPRLAELWADRDLYPYAHRGAYTGLAETVDAGIEGFAEALYERVLVPEGWVPYPDTAATLDALRAGGVRVAVVSNIGFDIRPHFEAWGLAGLVDAFVLSYEVGRCKPDPGIFLRACGMLGVDPERTLMVGDTPADAGAVAAGCAVLVLPAAEAGRANGLGAVLDLAGVEQQR, from the coding sequence GTGCCGGATCATGCCGAACCGCCCCACGCCTCGCGCGGCGCCGACGACGCCGTCCGCCCGGGTCCGTCCCGCCGGCCGGTGGAGGCGGTCCTGCTCGACTTCCACGGCACCCTGGCCCAGGTGGAGGAGCCCCGGGACTGGGTGCTCGCGGCCGCCGCCGCCTGCGGGGTGACCCTGGAGCGGATGCGGGCCACCGCGCTGGCCGACCGGCTGCTGACCGCCGGCCGGGCGGGCGGGCCGCTGCCCACCCGGGTGCCGCCCCGGCTGGCCGAGCTCTGGGCCGACCGGGACCTCTACCCGTACGCCCACCGCGGCGCCTACACGGGGCTGGCCGAGACCGTGGACGCGGGCATCGAGGGCTTCGCGGAGGCGCTCTACGAGCGGGTGCTGGTGCCCGAGGGCTGGGTGCCCTACCCGGACACCGCGGCGACGCTGGACGCGCTGCGGGCCGGGGGCGTCCGGGTGGCCGTCGTCAGCAACATCGGCTTCGACATCCGGCCGCACTTCGAGGCCTGGGGGCTGGCCGGGCTGGTCGACGCGTTCGTCCTCTCGTACGAGGTGGGACGCTGCAAGCCGGACCCGGGGATCTTCCTGCGCGCCTGCGGGATGCTCGGCGTCGATCCGGAGCGGACGCTGATGGTGGGCGACACCCCGGCCGACGCGGGGGCGGTCGCGGCCGGGTGTGCGGTGCTGGTGCTGCCGGCCGCCGAGGCGGGTCGGGCCAACGGGCTGGGCGCCGTGCTGGACCTGGCCGGCGTCGAGCAACAGCGCTAA
- a CDS encoding DEAD/DEAH box helicase, with translation MSSPAERYAAARRRAAQASQFPALDEFALDLGFDLDDFQREACQALERGSGVLVCAPTGAGKTVVGEFAVHLALRGTPAPPAGDGAAPPRRRKCFYTTPIKALSNQKYHDLVDRYGAEQVGLLTGDNAINGDAPVVVMTTEVLRNMLYAGSATLDGLAYVVMDEVHYLADRFRGGVWEEVIIHLPASVTLVSLSATVSNAEEFADWLVTVRGETAVVVSEHRPVPLWQHMLVGKRMFDLFHDADAARKHDVHPELLRYTRDTMRRLELGEGRSAGPGGGRRGPRWRGPMRPDIVDRLDREGLLPAILFIFSRAGCAAAVQQCLAAGLRLTSPEERAEIRRVVESRVTAIPGEDLTVLGYWEWLDGLERGLAAHHAGMLPVFKEVVEELFVRGLVKAVFATETLALGINMPARCVVLERLVKYNGEAHVDLTPGEYTQLTGRAGRRGIDVEGHAVVVWSPETDPRHVAGLASTRTYPLRSSFRPSYNMAVNLVGTVGAEPARALLESSFAQFQADRSVVGLARQVQRNTETIEAYGAEAACHHGDFDEYFALRVAIGERERAIARQGQSQRKAAAVASLERLRIGDVIRVPSGRRAGLAVVLDPATGGFGEPRPLVLTQDRWAGRVSPGDFTTPAEVLARIRVPKHFNHRSPAARRDLAAEVSGTGLDRHGGRRGGRSRQAVGEDHRLSQLRTELRRHPCHACPDREEHARWAERRRRLENDTEELRQRVAGRTGSLARTFDRIVALLTARGYLAPDGAVTDAGRMLGRIWTEADLLVAECLRRGVWDGLSPAELAAAVSVVVFEARRDVDERASLPRGPVAEAVDETLKLWSEIEADEAARGLTVTREPDLGFAWPVYRWARGEALAKVLGSGHEIDGEMPAGDFVRWARQVVDLLGQLADSGGAPAELRSTARQAIGAVNRGVLAYHAPA, from the coding sequence ATGTCGAGCCCCGCCGAGCGGTACGCAGCGGCGCGCCGCCGGGCCGCGCAGGCCTCACAGTTCCCGGCACTTGACGAGTTCGCCCTCGATCTGGGGTTCGACCTCGACGACTTCCAGCGGGAGGCGTGCCAGGCGCTGGAACGGGGCAGCGGCGTCCTGGTCTGCGCCCCGACCGGCGCCGGCAAGACGGTGGTCGGCGAGTTCGCCGTACACCTGGCCCTGCGCGGCACGCCGGCGCCCCCGGCCGGCGACGGGGCCGCCCCGCCCCGCCGGCGCAAGTGCTTCTACACCACCCCGATCAAGGCGCTGTCGAACCAGAAGTACCACGACCTGGTCGACCGCTACGGCGCCGAGCAGGTCGGGCTGCTCACCGGCGACAACGCCATCAACGGCGACGCCCCGGTGGTGGTGATGACCACCGAGGTGCTGCGCAACATGCTCTACGCCGGCTCGGCCACCCTCGACGGCCTGGCCTACGTGGTGATGGACGAGGTGCACTACCTCGCCGACCGGTTCCGTGGCGGGGTGTGGGAAGAGGTGATCATCCACCTGCCCGCCTCGGTCACCCTGGTCTCCCTGTCGGCCACCGTGTCCAACGCCGAGGAGTTCGCCGACTGGCTGGTCACCGTGCGCGGCGAGACGGCCGTGGTAGTCAGCGAGCACCGCCCGGTGCCGCTGTGGCAGCACATGCTGGTCGGCAAGCGGATGTTCGACCTGTTCCATGACGCCGACGCCGCCCGCAAGCACGACGTGCACCCCGAGCTGCTGCGCTACACCCGCGACACCATGCGCCGCCTCGAGCTCGGCGAGGGGCGCAGCGCCGGTCCCGGCGGCGGCCGGCGCGGGCCCCGCTGGCGCGGCCCGATGCGCCCCGACATCGTCGACCGGCTCGACCGGGAGGGGCTGCTGCCGGCGATCCTGTTCATCTTCAGCCGCGCCGGCTGCGCCGCCGCCGTGCAGCAGTGCCTCGCCGCGGGCCTGCGGCTCACCTCCCCCGAGGAGCGGGCCGAGATCCGCCGCGTCGTCGAGTCGCGGGTCACCGCCATCCCCGGCGAGGACCTGACCGTCCTCGGCTACTGGGAGTGGCTCGACGGCCTCGAACGCGGCCTGGCCGCCCACCACGCCGGCATGCTGCCGGTGTTCAAGGAGGTCGTCGAGGAGCTCTTCGTCCGGGGCCTGGTCAAGGCGGTCTTCGCCACTGAGACGCTCGCCCTGGGCATCAACATGCCGGCCCGCTGCGTCGTGCTGGAACGCCTGGTGAAATACAACGGCGAGGCGCACGTCGACCTGACGCCGGGGGAGTACACCCAGCTCACGGGCCGCGCCGGCCGGCGCGGCATCGACGTCGAGGGGCACGCCGTCGTCGTCTGGTCCCCGGAGACCGATCCCCGGCACGTGGCCGGTCTGGCCTCCACCCGCACCTACCCGCTGCGGTCCAGCTTCCGGCCGTCGTACAACATGGCGGTCAACCTGGTCGGCACGGTCGGCGCCGAGCCGGCCCGCGCGCTGCTGGAGTCCTCGTTCGCCCAGTTCCAGGCGGACCGCTCGGTGGTCGGCCTGGCCCGGCAGGTGCAGCGCAACACCGAGACCATCGAGGCGTACGGCGCGGAGGCGGCCTGCCACCACGGCGACTTCGACGAGTACTTCGCGCTGCGGGTGGCGATCGGCGAGCGGGAGCGGGCCATCGCCCGGCAGGGGCAGAGCCAGCGCAAGGCCGCCGCGGTGGCCTCGCTGGAGCGGCTGCGGATCGGCGACGTGATCCGGGTGCCGTCGGGCCGGCGGGCCGGCCTGGCCGTCGTGCTCGACCCGGCCACCGGCGGCTTCGGCGAGCCCCGGCCGCTGGTGCTGACCCAGGACCGCTGGGCGGGCCGGGTCAGCCCGGGGGACTTCACCACCCCGGCCGAGGTGCTGGCGCGGATCCGGGTGCCGAAGCACTTCAACCACCGGTCCCCGGCGGCCCGGCGCGATCTGGCCGCCGAGGTCAGCGGCACCGGGCTGGACCGGCACGGCGGCCGCCGCGGCGGCCGGTCCCGGCAGGCCGTCGGCGAGGACCACCGGCTCAGCCAGCTCCGCACCGAGCTGCGCCGGCATCCCTGCCACGCCTGCCCCGACCGCGAGGAGCACGCCCGCTGGGCGGAGCGGCGCCGCCGCCTGGAGAACGACACCGAGGAGCTGCGGCAGCGGGTGGCCGGCCGGACCGGCTCGCTGGCGCGCACGTTCGACCGGATCGTGGCGCTGCTCACCGCCCGGGGCTACCTGGCGCCCGACGGCGCGGTGACCGACGCCGGCCGGATGCTCGGCCGGATCTGGACCGAGGCGGACCTGCTGGTCGCCGAGTGCCTGCGGCGCGGGGTGTGGGACGGGCTCTCCCCGGCCGAACTGGCGGCGGCGGTCTCCGTGGTGGTCTTCGAGGCGCGCCGCGACGTCGACGAGCGGGCGTCGCTGCCGCGCGGCCCCGTGGCCGAGGCGGTCGACGAGACGCTCAAGCTGTGGAGCGAGATCGAGGCCGACGAGGCGGCCCGGGGCCTCACCGTCACCCGGGAGCCCGACCTCGGCTTCGCCTGGCCGGTCTACCGCTGGGCGCGGGGCGAGGCGCTCGCGAAGGTCCTCGGCAGCGGCCACGAGATCGACGGCGAGATGCCGGCCGGCGACTTCGTCCGCTGGGCGCGGCAGGTGGTCGACCTGCTCGGCCAGCTCGCCGACTCCGGCGGCGCCCCGGCGGAGCTCAGGTCCACCGCCCGGCAGGCGATCGGCGCCGTGAACCGGGGTGTGCTGGCCTACCACGCCCCCGCCTGA